The genomic segment TAAAGCGGTTATGGTAGCGACAGCAGGTGATCATTAAAAATTAGTCCTTTACCTTATGGAGGAAGCTTTTTATGAGAAGAAAAATACTAAAGTATTTAAAAGAAAATGATGGCTATGTATCAGGTCAAGAGCTTAGCAATCAATTAGGTGTTTCCAGAACTTCCGTATGGAAAGTGATTAAACAATTAAGAGAACAAGGATATGAAATTGATTCTGTCTCTAATAAAGGGTATGCGTTACGCCAATCTCCAGATATTCTTACGAAGGAAGAAGTAGAACTTAACTTAAATACAGAGTTTATTGGAAAAGATGTAAAAGTATATGAAAGCATTGATTCTACCAATAAACAAGCTAAAAGACTTGCAGTTGAAGACGCAACAGAAGGAACCGTTGTCATTGCGGAAGAACAAACAGAAGGAAAAGGAAGAAGAGGAAAAAGTTGGTCCTCTCCTCCCAAACAAGGACTGTGGATGACCATTATATTAAAGCCAAAAATTCATCCTAGCAAGGCCTCTATGGTAACATTATTAGCAGGTTTGTCAGTGGTCCAAGCCATTAATGACTGTTCACAAAACAAAGCACAAATCAAGTGGCCAAATGATACGGTTATCAATGAGAAAAAAGTATCTGGTATTTTAACAGAAATGAGTTCTGAATTGGATTTGGTTAATTATATCGTTGTTGGAATTGGAGTTAATGTGAATACTCAAACATTTGATGACGCAATAAAAGATACAGCCACTTCTTTATATATCGAAGAAGGGAAAAGTTATGAAAGGGCTGTAATCGCACAAAAAATCCTTAAGAAATTCGAACAGAATTATATTCTTTTCTTGAAAGAAAAAAACTTAAAACTGGTTTTAGACACCTATGAAAAAAATTGTATCAACCTATCAAGACAAGTTAAGATTATTCATCATAATGAGGTTGAGTATGGTAAAGCCATAGGAATCAGTGAAGAGGGACACCTTATTGTATTGGATGAAAATGGAACAGAAAAATTATTAAATTCAGGTGAAGTATCCATTCGTGGCATTAATGGATATGTATAGTATAAGAAATTAGGTGATAAAAATGTACGATGATGATGAGAGAATGATATTATGTGTTTCTAATGCCTATACACAACAATTTTATTTTAATAATGACTTTGATAATTTGCCTCAAAGTATCATAGAAGAGCTAAATGCTTTAAGTGTATTGTTTACAGAAGAAATAGGAGGCGTATTAATCATAGGATTTAATGAAGAAGGGGAATTGTTTATTGAAGTAACAGCAAAGGAAGATGATTTGCTTTATGATGAAATAGGCAGCCATCTTAAAATAAAGCAATTGCAAATCGATAAAAAAGATTTGTTGGAAGCTTTAGCGCTATACTACAAGACATTTTTCTTAGCATGAGAAAATTCTAGGTATAGATGCATAAGAGATTGGGAGGCGATTTTATGCAAACTAAAAAAGTAGTTTTAGTGGCTATGTTTATAGCCATCACAGCAGTTTTTGGATTTACACCTATCGGTTTTATTCAGATACCACCCATTAGCATTACATTGTTGCATATACCCACTATTATTACAGCCATTGTATTAGGTCCTGTGGCAGGAATCATTGTATCCCTTAGTATGGGGATTATCTCTATGCTAAGAGCTTTAGGGTCAGCAGGATTTGATGTTTTTTTTATTGACCCAAGAGTGTCTATTATTCCAAGGTTGCTTATACCCATCACAACATATTTTGCTTATGTTGGAATACAAAAAGTGATTAGATCTAATAAAATTGCTATATCTATTAGTGCATTGATCGGTACGCTAACCAATACCATCTTTGTATTAGGTATGATTTATATTTTATATGCTCAAAGAATCATAGATATAAATGGAGAAAATATCTTAGTCAGAAATATTATCTTTGGTGCCATTTCGGTTAACATTATTATTGAAATGGTTGCAGCAGCAATAATAGCCACACCACTGGTACTGGTATTAAAAAATATAGAACAATAAAGGAAGTTGATTAGATGTTACTGGTTGTAGATATAGGCAATACAAATATAACTTTAGGCGTATATAAAGAAAAGAAATTAATTGGTAATTGGCGAATGACCACAAAAATTCAAAGAACCTCTGATGAATTTGGTTTGTTTATCTATAATTTATTAGCCCAAAGAGATATAGGAATAGACGATATCAAAGATGTTATTATTTCTTCTGTTGTACCCAATATTATGTATTCTTTTATAAACGGTATACAAAAATATTTCAAAACGAAGCCATTGGTTATAGGGCAAGATATTCCATCGGGCATAAAAATAAATACAGATAACCCAAAAGAAGCAGGTACAGATAGGCTTGTAGATGTTGCAAGTGCCTATGAGCAATACGGTGGGCCTTTAATTGTTATTGACTTTGGCACAGCAACTACCTATGACTTAGTAAGCGAAGAGGGTGTTTTTTCAGCTGCCGTTACATCACCGGGTATAAAAATTTCGGCAAATGCATTATGGCAAGGTGGTGCAAAGTTGCCTGAAATAGAAATAAGAAAACCAGATACAATACTTGCTACAGATACCATTACCAGTATGCAAGCAGGGTTAGTATATGGTTATATTGGACAAGTTGAATACATTGTTAATAAAATCAAAGAAGAATCTGGTCTAAAGGATATAAAGGTAGTGGCTACAGGCGGTTTGGCAAGAGTCATATATCCAGAAACCCATGTTATTGATATATATAACCCATTATTAACTTTAGAAGGTTTAAGAATTATTTACGAAAAAAATAAATAAAAGGTGAAAAAAGTGAAAATAGGAAGTTTAGAAATAGCTAATAATGTCTTTTTAGCGCCTATGGCTGGGATAACAGATCTGCCTTTTCGATTATTATGTAAGGAGCAAGGGTGTGGTTTGGTTTATACTGAAATGATTAGCGCAAAAGGATTGTACTATGAAAATAAAAACACCGACTTATTATTACAGACAAAAGAGGAAGAAAGACCAGTGGGTGTACAATTATTTGGTTCAGATCCTAAGTTATTAGCAGAGATGGCAAAAAAAATAGAAGATGCCCCTATTGATTTAATAGATATCAATATGGGCTGTCCAGTTCCTAAAGTCGTTAATAATAAAGAAGGTTCTGCTTTAATGAATAATCCAAGATTAATTGGGCAAATTGTAAAAGAAGTCTCAAAAGCCATTAGTAAACCGCTGACCATAAAGATAAGAAAAGGTTTTACACAAGACAACATTAACGCAGTAGAGGTTGCTAAAATAGCTGAAGCCAATGGCGCAGCAGCCATAGCTGTCCACGGTAGGACGAGGGACCAATACTATAGTGGAAAAGCAGATTGGGACATTATAAAACAAGTAAAAGGCTCAGTGAACATACCTGTCATTGGTAATGGGGATGTATTTACACCAGAGGAAGCAAAAGCCTTATTAGAGCACAGCAATTGTGATGCCATTATGATTGGTAGAGGCGCCCAAGGCAACCCTTGGCTCTTTAATAGCATTAATACGTATTTAAAAACTGGGAAATTAATTAACAAACCCTCCTATGAAGAAATTGTCGAAACCATTATTAGACACGGTAAGATGCTTATAGACTATAAAGGAGAGTTTACAGGTATTAGGGAAATGCGAAAACATGTGGCTTGGTATACAAAAGGCTTACCCAATACAGCACAATTAAGAAGAAGTATTAATGAAACAGAAACGTTTGATGAATTATTAGAAAAGTTAACGGATTATAAAAGTCAAACCTTATTTTAAATGAATAATATGGATAAAAACTTAATACATTAGTAATAATTATAAAAGCAATTATAACTTTAATAAGTATAATTGCTTTATGTATTGAGGAGAAGTCTATGGAAAAAAGTTTTGCAGTTTTAAAACTAACAGATAAATTTGAAGAAATTCCCATTAAGATTCCATTCGAAAAAATTTTATCAAAGGACTATGTGTATAGAAAGAAGTTAGACAAGATTTATTCTAGAATACCTATTATAAAAGAATGTATTGAAATTCTAGGTGTACAAGGGTATCAAGTACAATTGCCCTTAACAAAAGACATCATTAAAGAAAAAGGTGTGAATTATACAAAAAGAATTGTGGATGAAACCCTTGATGACTTAACGACTTGTGGATGCAATGCGTTTATTATGCCAGATGAAATAATAGAAATTGGCAGAGAAAAAGAAGTGCTATTGTCTAATGGTAAAGCTTTATCCTTTTTATTAATGGAAGAAATTGTCGAAAAAATACTAGAAGTTAAGAATTTAACCTATAAAGATACAAAGTTTGTATTGGTAGATGGTAATGAAAGCGTTACAGATTATTGCTTAGATATACTGTATGACAAAATAAATTATTTAAGTATTATTACCCCTAGACCCGAGTATTTTAACGAAAAATCAGAAAAAATACTGGAAGAAACAGGCTTAATCCTTAGTATATTAGAAGAGCCAATCATTGATACTCTAGAGAGTGATATCGTAATAAACTGCAGCAACAGCCAATCAAAAGCTTTTTATTTCTTTAATAAAAAAACAGTTTTAGTCGATTTTATATCTGAGAAAAAACATATAAAAAACATTCTATTAAAAAGGAAAGACATTAGATTAATTGATGAAGTAGGTGTTTCAATCCACGATGAAAGGTACAAAATGGATGTTTTACAAGGTGTCGTTTTTTCCCAAAATCGTGTGTTAAGAAGCTGGTCTGTCTATGGATATAATAATGAAATGTTTGATAGAATAAAAAGAAGCTTAAATCAGTACAATATACAAATAAATGATCTGTATGAATATGGGCATAAAATCAATTGAAGAGAATTGGAAGGTTATAGAAAGTCTCTATCTTGACAATACAAATAGATTAAGTTATAATACCTTAAATATTGAAAAAACGAGGGAAAATTAAAAATATTATAGAGGAAGGGTGTAGCACAATGGTAGACAAAAAAATAATACTAACCTATGCAGGATTAAAAGAACTAGAGGATGAATTAGAACAATTAAAAGTCGTAAAAAGAAAAGAAGTAGCGGAGAAGATAAAAGAAGCAAGAGCTCAAGGGGATTTATCTGAGAATGCAGAATATGATGCAGCAAAAGATGAGCAAGCAGAGATTGAATCTAGAATCATAGAAATAGAAAAAATACTAAAAAATGCAGAAGTAATAGATGAAGATGAAGTAGACACAAATACAATAAATATTGGGTGTAAAGTAAAAGTTTTTGATGTAGAATTTGATGAAGAATTAGAGTACTCTATAGTAGGATCTACAGAAGCGGATCCAATGAATAATAAAGTATCTAATGAATCACCAGTGGGTAAAGGTTTAATAGGAGCAAAAGTCGGTGATACCGTTAGCGTAGAGACACCAGAAGGAAATATTGAATTTAAAGTCCTTGATATCTATAGATAACCTTGACATAAAAAACTAAGTTTACTATAGTAAGATAGGGATTGCATTTAGATTGCAAATATCCTTCTAAATCATTAGAGGAGGGAAAATACATTGTCAAAAGAAAATAACAATGAGATACAAGAGCAGGATTTAAATGAACTGCTTAAAATAAGAAGACAAAAATTATCAGATTTACAAGAAAAAGGTAGAGATCCTTTTAAAATCACAAAGTACGATGTTAAAAATCATAGTGCAGAGATACTTAATCATTTTGAGACATTAGAAGGAAAAGAAGTTCAGATAGCTGGACGTATTATGACAAAGAGAATTATGGGAAAAGCATCCTTTTGTCATATTCAAGATAGATATGGACAAATTCAAGTTTATATTAGAAAGGACGGCATTGGTGAAGAAGAGTATGCTGAATTTAAGAATTTAGACTTAGGGGATATTATTGGTATAAAAGGCGAAGTATTTAAAACGAAAAAAGGTGAAACATCTGTTAAAGCAACAGAGGTTGTTTTATTATCAAAAAGTTTACAAATCCTTCCAGAAAAATACCATGGCTTAAGAGATACAGATACCCGATACCGTCAAAGATACTTGGA from the Natranaerovirga hydrolytica genome contains:
- a CDS encoding type III pantothenate kinase, with the protein product MLLVVDIGNTNITLGVYKEKKLIGNWRMTTKIQRTSDEFGLFIYNLLAQRDIGIDDIKDVIISSVVPNIMYSFINGIQKYFKTKPLVIGQDIPSGIKINTDNPKEAGTDRLVDVASAYEQYGGPLIVIDFGTATTYDLVSEEGVFSAAVTSPGIKISANALWQGGAKLPEIEIRKPDTILATDTITSMQAGLVYGYIGQVEYIVNKIKEESGLKDIKVVATGGLARVIYPETHVIDIYNPLLTLEGLRIIYEKNK
- a CDS encoding biotin--[acetyl-CoA-carboxylase] ligase → MRRKILKYLKENDGYVSGQELSNQLGVSRTSVWKVIKQLREQGYEIDSVSNKGYALRQSPDILTKEEVELNLNTEFIGKDVKVYESIDSTNKQAKRLAVEDATEGTVVIAEEQTEGKGRRGKSWSSPPKQGLWMTIILKPKIHPSKASMVTLLAGLSVVQAINDCSQNKAQIKWPNDTVINEKKVSGILTEMSSELDLVNYIVVGIGVNVNTQTFDDAIKDTATSLYIEEGKSYERAVIAQKILKKFEQNYILFLKEKNLKLVLDTYEKNCINLSRQVKIIHHNEVEYGKAIGISEEGHLIVLDENGTEKLLNSGEVSIRGINGYV
- the greA gene encoding transcription elongation factor GreA, which codes for MVDKKIILTYAGLKELEDELEQLKVVKRKEVAEKIKEARAQGDLSENAEYDAAKDEQAEIESRIIEIEKILKNAEVIDEDEVDTNTINIGCKVKVFDVEFDEELEYSIVGSTEADPMNNKVSNESPVGKGLIGAKVGDTVSVETPEGNIEFKVLDIYR
- a CDS encoding ECF transporter S component, coding for MQTKKVVLVAMFIAITAVFGFTPIGFIQIPPISITLLHIPTIITAIVLGPVAGIIVSLSMGIISMLRALGSAGFDVFFIDPRVSIIPRLLIPITTYFAYVGIQKVIRSNKIAISISALIGTLTNTIFVLGMIYILYAQRIIDINGENILVRNIIFGAISVNIIIEMVAAAIIATPLVLVLKNIEQ
- the dusB gene encoding tRNA dihydrouridine synthase DusB yields the protein MKKVKIGSLEIANNVFLAPMAGITDLPFRLLCKEQGCGLVYTEMISAKGLYYENKNTDLLLQTKEEERPVGVQLFGSDPKLLAEMAKKIEDAPIDLIDINMGCPVPKVVNNKEGSALMNNPRLIGQIVKEVSKAISKPLTIKIRKGFTQDNINAVEVAKIAEANGAAAIAVHGRTRDQYYSGKADWDIIKQVKGSVNIPVIGNGDVFTPEEAKALLEHSNCDAIMIGRGAQGNPWLFNSINTYLKTGKLINKPSYEEIVETIIRHGKMLIDYKGEFTGIREMRKHVAWYTKGLPNTAQLRRSINETETFDELLEKLTDYKSQTLF
- a CDS encoding DUF6145 family protein; this translates as MYDDDERMILCVSNAYTQQFYFNNDFDNLPQSIIEELNALSVLFTEEIGGVLIIGFNEEGELFIEVTAKEDDLLYDEIGSHLKIKQLQIDKKDLLEALALYYKTFFLA